The Chryseolinea soli nucleotide sequence ACTTTTCGATAGGTGATAGATTTTGCAGCGGTCCCTTCGATGATTTTTTTTAGAACATGCAAGAGGAGTTCCGTAAGGGTTATATCGGCATTTTTGCCTGCAAGCATTTTTTGAAGTTTACGTAGATTTACCTTAGTGTCTTTCCTGGAGATGAGAATGTAGCCCTCTGGTGCTTTTGCATCTTGATCAAAATATTTGGTAAAGTGCCGTTCGATGAAGGAAAGGAGGTCTTCAAAGCCATGGTACATGATCTGAAAAAATGGTGCTTTCTTATTGCTCTGATCAGATGAGGCCTGTGCGCTTTTGTCCATAAGTTGGATGAGCGCCTGCTGGTGATATTGAATATAGCGCTCCAGGTGTCGTTCGTCTTCAAAGTGGAATACTTCATGAATGAGAGTTTTCTTAATTCGCTCCACCTCTTGAAGGACCTGTTGCTGATAGGTCGGCAGATTGTCGACGCCTGTTACGCCCTCTGAAGAGAAGAGGCGTTCAAGTTCCTGTAGTTCATATTTTACATTTTGTAACATTGACCTGCCGAAATTGATAGTACGCGTAAACCCAAGAGCACAGCTTGTACGAAATATACTCTCATCTGGGAGGCGCAACCCTACCTCACATCTAATAAATATGTTATGCCTTCTCGTTCAGGTAGTGCCGAAGACGTTTTCGGGCTTTGGTCAGATTCTTTTCCACGGCTTTGATGGATATTTTGAGAGAATCTGCGATCTGGGCAATGGTCATGTCCGTATCGGCCCTGAGTAGAAAGCATTCCCGCTCACGAGGGGGAAAATTTTCGATTACCCTTCGCACATCTTCAATTATTTCCGCTTCAATCAGGGTATTTTCAAAAGCGTTTTGTGTTGTGATCCTCGCTTGTCCATTGCTGAATTTTAGCTTATCCAGGTTAAGTCGGATGTTGCGCCTGTAATGCGTTATGGATTTGTAGCGAACGATTTTTGTGAGGTAATGCTGAATCGATTTCTCATGATAATCGGTAAGTTGGAGGCTGATTTTCCAGAGGTGGTAAAAGGATTCTTGCACGATATCTTGGGCATCCTCGATATTGTGGGTAAGACTGTACGAAAGTTTTTGAAGATCTTGGTGATAAAGATCATGTAGAAGGGTTACGGCCTTTTTAGGATAAGAGCGCAATAACTTTCTAAATCGTTCATTGTCGATAACGGTTGACATCTATCAATTTTTATAGTGATCATCAATGACACTTTGTCGAGAATCGAAGAATTACCAAAACGTTTAATTGTGGAACCGGTGGGAGAACCGTGTGTTTATAATTTATTGGTACCTGAACTAAAAAATGACTCTATTACAATCGAGTCTGGCTGTAGATTTCATTTAAAATTTAACAAAACGTTCTGTCTAGTCAAACTATCAGGGGAATATTTCTAAGCTCTTAACATTTGTTAAGTAAATTTTATTTATGCAACCGATGGCGTTGGTGTTGAATTCGGAACAGGAAAAAGGTGAAAAAATGGAAATCACTGTGGAATAATATTTTTCTTAAATGATGGGTATCGAGTTTATATTTTGCTGTCCTTAAAACCACCTCTATGATCTATCTGGAAATAGAAACGTTACGTAAGCATCTGGGTTTCGTTTCAGCGCAAATCACAGCGGGTATACGTATGCATGGAATATATTTGTCGTTGCGAAGGGCCGGTGTCACATCTGGGTTTCCGGGTTCTCGATATGGGCGACTTCAAGTGGTGGCTTCAGTAGTCGGTCCCATGTGCCGCTAGATCATCGGCAGCCTTTCCCATTACAGGCTTCGTGATTTGTTGACCGTCAATTCGTTCCGAAATGTCGCTTCACAGTGTTGATAAAGTTATGTCGCGCATTAACTGCCAGCGTCCGATGGATTTTGGGACTGCAACACCGCCTCCGGGTCTGAGCAACCTTTAAATTCAAATAGAGTATCTGAAATATGTAATACAAGTCATAACCTAGGTTGTTTTTGCTACTAATAAATATTAGTCCCTCGATCTGTATTGGATCCATTAGAATAGCAAACCTTCATTAAGATCTTTCGGGTATTTGCCTGAAGTGATTTGTAAATGGGGTTTAGCGAATGTATTTGTGGTTGTCTACTATTTTGTCCCGGGTTAAATATATAGGGCAAACGCAATTCTACTCCTCATTACACTGCTCGTCATTGCCCAATTGAGTCCCCGTTTGAACCGAATTTCTCCTCAACTTTTTGTTCACCTTTTTGTCCGGTCGTTTTTTATTTGAACGGCAACGCAAATGCGGATATTTCGGCTTTCAGATATATGAATATGTTAAAGAAGGTGCCGAACTCAACAGACAAGAAATGATTCTAAAATATCTTATTGCATTCAGTAGGTTTCTTCTGCTATCGTTTGCACTCCCCATAGCATTCTCAACACGAAGAAGATCTTGTGCTGCCATGGTCTGGTATTGACTCAATATTGGCACACTATAATTATGACCGTCATCTAGATAAAAGCTCCTATTATAAATTATATCCTATGCGAAAAGGAAAATACTTTCTTGTGCTAATCATATTGGTTTCGTATTTAAAGCAAGGCAAGGCGCAAACGGTAATTGATAATACACAGATCAGGTTTTTTGCCGATGCAGGGTTCAAGGCAGCGCGTGATTCAACGCAAAAGTTCAGTAATGTATTTCAATATGGAAATATTGAAATGTTACTGACCTCGCAGGTAACTGATAAAATTTCGGTGCTCGCGGAGCCTGTCTTTTTAACTGATGGTGTTGTGTTGTTAAACCGAGCCATGTTGAAATATTCGTTTAACGATTATTTTAATTTAAGTGCCGGGAAACTGTACGTACCCATCGGCTTGTGGAATAACACGTATTACCACTATGCGCGGGTGCTGACGCCGACCGTTGACAACCCCATTTTGGCATCAAGTGGATCACGAGATGTGGGTGTTCAGTTGGGTGGCGATAATATCACCCGTGCCAGGCTGGGCTATCGGTTGATGGTAGGCAATGGTAACTTTGGCAGTACTTCATCCAAAGCAATAACCTATAATATTTCTGCCGAACCGGTAGACAACTTGAAGTTTTCGTTTTCTGGACATCATCAGAAAATACCGGCTGGCTCACTTGCACCCGTGGAGGTAAGACTCAATTTTGTTGATGCTAGCGCCATGTATATGAGTGGCAAGGGTTTTGAGTTTTCGATGGATTACATACAGGTCAATCGAACTAACGATTTTACGGGAACTAGCACTCAGGATCTCTTCTTCTTTTATGGGGGCTACAAAATAAAAAAGTTTACCCCCTATACCTACTTCTCCAATTTTGTAATTGCCAATGATGTGATCAATACCACTAATACCAACAACGCCGCGCTTGGGCTGCGCTACAATTTCGGTGCTCTTTCGGTATTAAAATTTGAGGCGCTTGCATTTGAAGCTGGTGACTTTAAAAAAATTAATCAAGTAAAACTTTTGTGGGCTATCGGCTTCTGATCCTTAACCTATTATTATGAAAAAAATATCGACTCTGTTTGTATTTCTTCTGATCAGTGTGCTACTCACCTCCTTCAACCGAGAGACTGCTGCAGGAGAAAGTATAACCATTATCGTAAATAAAGAGAACCCCGTAGCTAACCTCGCACCCGGTGAAGTGAAGCTTTATTATTTACGGAAGATCAAAAAACGCTGGCCGGGAATCAACAAGAACATACGCCCGGCCGGCCGCAAAAGCAAGTGCGCGGAGCAGGATGCTTTTTATGCACAGGTGCTTGGCATGACAGCCGATGAAGTAGAACAATACTTTGCCGCCAGGCAGCTTCAGAATGCAGAACGACCGTATGATAAGTTTTTGTCCGATGGGGACATTATCCGTTTCGTGGAAGAAGAGCCTGGAGCGATTGCCTACGTAAATGCCCGGTCTCTAACAGAGGAGGCAAAGAAAAAAGTGAAAGTAGTGCTGATATGGTAAAGTGGAAATTGAATCTTTCAAGACAGGTTTCCCTCGGCTACCTGTTAATAGTTTTGGTGGCCCTGGCAACCAGCTTGTTTTGCTTTTTTACGCTGAGGAATAACCAAAAGTTAGACGATCGCATCCGGCAAATTTACCTGCCCACATACCTGTTACAAAGAGATCTTTACGCTCTTCAGGGCGATGCTTTGAAATTAAGTAACAGTTGGATTTACCAGCCTGATCAGCAAGGAAAACAACAACTCCAGGCTATTCATACCACCGAATTTCCTGCTTTGAAGCAAGGGCTGGAGGAATTGCTGGCCGCTTCCGGAGACAATTCAAATGATATGCAGGAGCTGCTGAAAGAATTTGAAATGGTGCTCAGTGCCCAACGTGAGTTGATGCATGTTTTGTCTGCGGATAGTGTGTACGAAAATGATTTTTCAGTAGACAAGGCTATCGCCTTGTTGGATGCGGACATAAAACCGAAAACGAAGCTTCTTGCTGGACACCTTCATGCCTACATGCAGGCACAGGAACGGAAGATGAACCAGGCGCAGGAGGATAAAGAAAACTCCTACCGTTTTCTTGCCCTGTTATTGGGGACGATGGTACTGCTGTTTATCTGTATCTCTTACGTTGCTTATTACTTTTCAAGAAAGAAAATATTGAAGCCTATACTCCGACTCAAGGATACCGTTCTCCAAATGTCGGAGGGTAAATCCATAGAAGAGAAGTTTGAAATAGAGGAAGATGAAATTGGGGAAATGAGCCATGCTATTGCCACATTAATGAAAGGCATCAATGCAAGGGCTGCTTTCGCTCTGCAAATTGGCAATGGGAATTACACATGTGACTTCACTCTTTTAAGTAGTGAAGATACTATGGGTAAAGCACTGCTGGACATGCGCGAAAACCTGAAGCACAATGCCGAAGAAGAGCAACGAAGGAATTGGGCGGTTTCAGGTTTGGCTAAGTTTGCTGAAATCATCCGTAATCAAACCGAATTTCAAAAACTGGGCGATGCCATCATCAGCAACATTGTAAAGTATACCAAGTCTAACCAGGGAGGCTTATTTGTAATAAGTGATGAAGATAAAAGCGATGTGCATCTGCGATTGCTCTCCTGCTATGCCTGGGATAAAAAAAAGCATGTCGAGAAAACCATTCGTGAAGGGCAAGGCCTGGTGGGTCAATGCTGGGTGGAAGGTACTTCTATTTTCATGACCCAGGTTCCCCATGACTACGTCACGATTACTTCTGGTCTTGGGTACGCTACGCCTCGATGTCTTGTATTGACACCACTCAAGCTGAATGATGCAGTTTATGGTGTTCTGGAGCTGGCTTCCTTCCAACCTTACCAGAAATACGAGCTGGAGTTCATTGAGAAAGTGTGTGAAACTATTGCGTCGGCCATTTCAACTGTAAAAATAGCGCAGCAGACAGCATCCTTGTTGAAGCAAAGCCAGCTGCAGACAGAAGTGATGCGAAGCCAGGAAGAAGAAATGCGGCAGAACATGGAAGAGTTGCAGACGACCCAGGAGGAAATGGAACGCATGATGAAAGAGTCGAAAGGTCAAGAGCTTTATATGCGAAACCTGATTGATGCTTCAACTGATTCTATTCTTACTTTCGATCACGAATATAAAATTATCCATTTCAACCAGGTTGCCAGGGCTGGATACCGCGCAATGGATATTGATCTTGGAAAAACGGGTACTAATCTTTTACAACTCATCCCGGCCGAAGAACGGGAGATGTTTAAACAATTGTTTGATGCAGGTCTTTCCGGTGAAGCCGTTGAGATAACCTATCAAACCCAGCTGGAAACTCATTTCATAGTTAAGCATATCCCGATTAAAAATGAACAAGGTAAAGTAACGGCCGTGGCTCAGTTCTCAACGGATGTTACTAGACTGATGCAGGCACAGGAAGAAACAAAGAAAATGCTCCGGGGAAGCCAGGCACAGGCTGAGGAGCTCCGGGCACAGGAGGAAGAGTTGCGCTCGACTATGGAGGCCGAAGCACAACGAAACAAAGACCTTGAGCGGGCCGGCTCGCAAATGGAAGCTCAGAAACAGATGATGCTTAAAGTGATTGAAAAGCTGAAGGAGAAGGAAAAAGAGGCTCTGTCACAAGAAGAAGAACTACGTGCTCAGCAGGAAGAACTGCGCCAGAATATGGAAGAATTGGAAGCAACACTGGATTTAGAAGCAAAACGAGGTAAAGAGGCTGAACGCGCCAATGCGCAGTTAGAAGCGCAAAAGCTGATGATGATTAAACACATTGAGAAGTTCAAGCAAAAAGAACTGAAAAGTCAGGAGCAGGCCGAAGAGCTCCGCACCCAGGAAGAAGAGTTGCGGGCCACCGTCGAAGCTGAAGCAGAACGAATCAAAGTTCTTGAGCGGACAAACTCGCAAGCAGAAGCTCAAAAACAAATGATGATCGAGTCTCTTGAGAAACTTAAAAAGCGAGAAAACGAATTGTTGACAGAACTCGAACTGAAAGAGAAGGCCATCGCCAATTTGCGAACAATCAGTGATAATTAAACTATAACTGAAATAATCTCCATTACTAGTAAATATTTTATGCAAAACTATTTCGAAAACGATTTTCTTTTCATCCGCTACGATGAAAAGAATCACCTTCTGATCCTTGAATGGAAACTAGCTCCCGCATCGCCGGAGTTTAAAGAAGGCACAAATATGCTCATCACTGCTTTTGAACATTTCAAGACAGGTAAGCTGGTGAGTGATATCCGTCAGCTAGGCGCAGTACATCCCGATGACCAGCAGTGGATTTCAAATGATTGGATTTCTAGAGCCGTTAAAGCGGGATTTTCCTGTTCGGCAGCCGTTTTACCTGATGATGTTTTTACCCACATGTCTCTGGAGGGTATGTCAAGTCAGTCGAGTGATCAATTGCCAGCCAAAACATTTGATAATATGGACGACGCCATTGATTGGATAAAGCAGTTCTAATATCATTATTCTATCAGACCTGATTAAGTAGCTTAAAGCAGTCCTTATAATGATTAGCTCGCGTCAGACTTTTGAAGGAACAAG carries:
- a CDS encoding RNA polymerase sigma factor; translation: MSTVIDNERFRKLLRSYPKKAVTLLHDLYHQDLQKLSYSLTHNIEDAQDIVQESFYHLWKISLQLTDYHEKSIQHYLTKIVRYKSITHYRRNIRLNLDKLKFSNGQARITTQNAFENTLIEAEIIEDVRRVIENFPPRERECFLLRADTDMTIAQIADSLKISIKAVEKNLTKARKRLRHYLNEKA
- a CDS encoding GAF domain-containing protein, with the protein product MVKWKLNLSRQVSLGYLLIVLVALATSLFCFFTLRNNQKLDDRIRQIYLPTYLLQRDLYALQGDALKLSNSWIYQPDQQGKQQLQAIHTTEFPALKQGLEELLAASGDNSNDMQELLKEFEMVLSAQRELMHVLSADSVYENDFSVDKAIALLDADIKPKTKLLAGHLHAYMQAQERKMNQAQEDKENSYRFLALLLGTMVLLFICISYVAYYFSRKKILKPILRLKDTVLQMSEGKSIEEKFEIEEDEIGEMSHAIATLMKGINARAAFALQIGNGNYTCDFTLLSSEDTMGKALLDMRENLKHNAEEEQRRNWAVSGLAKFAEIIRNQTEFQKLGDAIISNIVKYTKSNQGGLFVISDEDKSDVHLRLLSCYAWDKKKHVEKTIREGQGLVGQCWVEGTSIFMTQVPHDYVTITSGLGYATPRCLVLTPLKLNDAVYGVLELASFQPYQKYELEFIEKVCETIASAISTVKIAQQTASLLKQSQLQTEVMRSQEEEMRQNMEELQTTQEEMERMMKESKGQELYMRNLIDASTDSILTFDHEYKIIHFNQVARAGYRAMDIDLGKTGTNLLQLIPAEEREMFKQLFDAGLSGEAVEITYQTQLETHFIVKHIPIKNEQGKVTAVAQFSTDVTRLMQAQEETKKMLRGSQAQAEELRAQEEELRSTMEAEAQRNKDLERAGSQMEAQKQMMLKVIEKLKEKEKEALSQEEELRAQQEELRQNMEELEATLDLEAKRGKEAERANAQLEAQKLMMIKHIEKFKQKELKSQEQAEELRTQEEELRATVEAEAERIKVLERTNSQAEAQKQMMIESLEKLKKRENELLTELELKEKAIANLRTISDN